GGACGCCGGACATCCCCACGGAGGACAGCACCGCCACCGCCACGATGGGCAGCAGCTTTCCCCATGTGAGCTCCTGCCCGAATGCGCCCCAGACAAAGGCGATCTTCAGCACGCAGCTGAAGCACGAGCCGTCCATGTGCATGGTGGCCCCCAGAGGAATGACCATCTCCGCCACGTCACGGCTGATGCCGGTGTCCTCCGCCGCCTCCAGATTGGCGGGGATGGTGGCCACCGATGAGCAGGTCCCCAGAGACGTCAGGGCCGGGCGGGCGATGTGCCGCAGCATGATGCCAACGCCGCCCCGTCCGCCGCCCAGCCGGGCCATCAGGGGAAAGGCGGTGAAGAGGTACACGAAGCACAGGGGGTAATACACCGCCATGGCCCGGCCGTAGGCCCCGGCGATCTTGGGGCCATAGTCCGCCACCAGCCCGGCGAAGATGGCGAAAAAGGCCACCGGGGCATAGTAGGTCAGCAGGCGGATCAGCTGCATCATTACCTGCGTGACGGCGGTCAGGCCACGGGCCACCGGGCCGTCGGGGCCGCCGGCGAGATTGGCAGCGAAGCCCAGCAGCACGGAAAAAACAATGAGGGGCAGCATGGCCCGGCGGCTCAGCAGGCCCACGAAATCCTCGGCGGTGAAGAAATTTACCAGCAGCTGACCGGGGGCGGCATAGTCCCCTACGGCCTCGGTGGGCAGCGACTGCCACGGGGTCAGCACCGGGGGAAATGCCTTCATCAACAGGAACATCAGCACGGCGGCGAGGATGCCCGTCACCACGAAGGTCAGTACCGTGACGCCCATGATGCGCCCGGCCCGGCGGACGCTCCGCATCCCGGCGATGGCTCCGGCGATGGAGGAAAACACCAGCGGCACCACCACGCAGAACATGAGGTTGATGAAAATTTGCCCCAGCGGGCGGACGGTCCCGGCGGCGGCAGGCCACAGCCAGCCGGTGACGCCGCCGGTGAGCATGGCCGCCAGCATGGCCCCCAAAAGTCCGTAATTTTTCAGCACGGCTCGTTTTTCCATAGCACTCCTCCTGTCTGCCAGCCCATGGGGGCGTGGCCCTATGGGGGAGTGTATGCGGGGGAGAGCCTGCCCCATGCGTCAGTCTGCCAGATACTCCAGATAGTCGCTCTCCGTGGCGAACAGCTGATAGCTGCCGCCCACCAGTCCCATATATCCTCCGCTGACGAAATAACCCTTCATATCCGTGGCCTCCTTGCTTGATCTTGAGGCTATTATAAAAG
The genomic region above belongs to Vescimonas coprocola and contains:
- a CDS encoding dicarboxylate/amino acid:cation symporter, translated to MEKRAVLKNYGLLGAMLAAMLTGGVTGWLWPAAAGTVRPLGQIFINLMFCVVVPLVFSSIAGAIAGMRSVRRAGRIMGVTVLTFVVTGILAAVLMFLLMKAFPPVLTPWQSLPTEAVGDYAAPGQLLVNFFTAEDFVGLLSRRAMLPLIVFSVLLGFAANLAGGPDGPVARGLTAVTQVMMQLIRLLTYYAPVAFFAIFAGLVADYGPKIAGAYGRAMAVYYPLCFVYLFTAFPLMARLGGGRGGVGIMLRHIARPALTSLGTCSSVATIPANLEAAEDTGISRDVAEMVIPLGATMHMDGSCFSCVLKIAFVWGAFGQELTWGKLLPIVAVAVLSSVGMSGVPGGGYIGEYIICSLFFPRQMEMAFPILVAVGNLVDPPATMINSSGDYVVSFLVSRFVDGKDWLTRHQKG